In Acidovorax sp. 106, the following proteins share a genomic window:
- a CDS encoding LytTR family DNA-binding domain-containing protein: MTPAAPRALIAEDEPLLAAALQQELHTAWPELQIAATVGDGLSAVQQALALQPDVLFFDIRMPGQTGLDAAVALADAWPADRPFPALVFVTAYDQYAVQAFEAQAVDYLLKPVQSARLQKTAQKLRLALINKAQAATDLIAIPSIAPPAPAHTQTDMQAHTQALEPSLQRTVDQLRQLLAQPSLWPGATPGAPLAPTPLATPQQPPRLNVIQASHGSQIHMVPVGDVLYFEAADKYVRVLTASAEYLIRTPLKELTDQLDPQEFWQVHRSTLVRASAIATVVRDESGKLHLNLRGRPERVAVSRLYAHLFKAM, encoded by the coding sequence ATGACACCCGCAGCCCCGCGCGCCCTCATCGCCGAAGACGAACCTTTGCTGGCCGCCGCGCTGCAACAAGAGCTGCACACCGCTTGGCCCGAGCTGCAGATTGCCGCCACCGTGGGCGACGGCCTCTCGGCCGTGCAGCAAGCGCTGGCGCTGCAGCCCGACGTGCTGTTCTTCGACATCCGCATGCCCGGCCAGACGGGGCTGGACGCCGCCGTAGCGCTGGCAGACGCCTGGCCCGCCGACCGGCCCTTTCCGGCGCTGGTGTTTGTCACCGCCTACGACCAGTACGCCGTGCAAGCCTTTGAGGCCCAGGCGGTGGACTACCTGCTCAAGCCCGTGCAAAGCGCCCGGCTGCAAAAAACAGCGCAAAAACTGCGTCTAGCGCTTATAAATAAAGCGCAAGCAGCTACTGATTTAATAGCAATTCCAAGCATTGCCCCCCCGGCCCCGGCACACACCCAGACAGACATGCAGGCACACACGCAGGCGCTGGAGCCCAGCCTGCAACGCACCGTAGACCAGTTGCGCCAACTGCTGGCCCAGCCCAGCCTGTGGCCCGGCGCGACACCTGGCGCCCCGCTCGCACCCACGCCACTGGCAACACCGCAGCAGCCCCCGCGCCTCAACGTCATCCAGGCCAGCCACGGCAGCCAGATCCACATGGTGCCCGTGGGCGACGTGCTGTACTTTGAGGCCGCAGACAAGTACGTGCGCGTGCTCACCGCCAGCGCCGAGTACCTCATCCGCACCCCTCTCAAAGAGCTGACGGACCAACTCGACCCGCAGGAATTCTGGCAAGTGCACCGCAGCACGCTGGTGCGAGCCAGCGCCATCGCCACCGTGGTGCGCGACGAATCCGGCAAGCTGCACCTGAACCTGCGCGGACGCCCCGAACGCGTGGCCGTGAGCCGCCTCTACGCCCACCTGTTCAAGGCGATGTAG
- a CDS encoding sensor histidine kinase, with the protein MTLWRATDWISKLRHFLQVLAFTLAVATIQYAFMPDRAYGPLVVYSVLIGTFTWAIIDLGREWIPSAAETGWPAGWQGFALVFAGIAVGYLAGSALADALCTHYFRFTSSGAPSLRSSILITAMAGIAGSYYFYSTHKSAYLEGKMAEARLHASEARLKLLETQLEPHMLFNTLANLRVLIALDPARAQAMLDHLIAYLRATLVASRATQHPLADEFDRLRDYLELMAVRMGPRLHYTLDLPDALRQVPVPPLLLQPLVENAIRHGLEPQVAGGHITVRASMQPSPTSSPPSPATPYLVLEVADTGVGLGHGAHPTPGTTDPAASTHFGLAQVRERLATLHGSAGTLDLIAASAGGTSASVRFPLKSQYP; encoded by the coding sequence ATGACCCTCTGGCGCGCCACAGACTGGATCAGCAAGCTGAGGCACTTTCTGCAAGTGCTGGCGTTCACACTGGCCGTTGCCACCATCCAGTACGCCTTCATGCCAGACCGGGCCTACGGCCCGCTGGTCGTGTATTCGGTGCTGATAGGCACCTTCACCTGGGCCATCATCGACCTGGGGCGCGAGTGGATTCCTTCTGCAGCAGAGACCGGCTGGCCCGCAGGCTGGCAAGGGTTCGCCTTGGTGTTTGCAGGCATTGCCGTGGGCTATCTGGCGGGTAGCGCGCTGGCAGATGCGCTGTGTACCCACTACTTTCGGTTTACCTCCAGCGGCGCGCCCAGCCTGCGGTCATCCATCCTCATCACTGCGATGGCGGGGATAGCGGGCTCTTACTACTTCTACAGCACCCACAAATCTGCCTACCTGGAGGGCAAGATGGCCGAGGCGCGGCTGCATGCCAGCGAGGCACGCCTGAAGCTGCTGGAAACCCAGCTTGAGCCGCACATGCTCTTCAACACCCTGGCCAACCTGCGCGTGCTGATTGCCCTGGACCCGGCCCGCGCCCAGGCCATGCTCGACCACCTGATTGCCTACCTGCGCGCCACGCTGGTGGCATCGCGCGCCACCCAGCACCCCCTGGCCGACGAGTTTGACCGCCTGCGCGACTACCTGGAGCTGATGGCCGTGCGCATGGGCCCGCGCCTGCACTACACGCTGGACTTGCCCGACGCCCTACGCCAGGTGCCCGTGCCCCCGCTGCTGCTGCAGCCACTGGTAGAAAACGCCATCCGCCATGGGCTGGAGCCGCAGGTGGCGGGCGGACACATCACCGTGCGGGCCAGCATGCAGCCTAGCCCAACTTCATCGCCGCCATCGCCAGCCACCCCATACCTGGTGCTGGAAGTGGCCGACACCGGCGTGGGCCTGGGCCATGGCGCCCACCCCACGCCCGGCACCACCGACCCCGCCGCCAGCACTCACTTTGGTCTGGCCCAGGTGCGCGAGCGGCTGGCCACCCTGCACGGCAGCGCAGGCACTCTCGATTTAATAGCTGCCAGCGCTGGCGGTACCAGTGCTAGCGTGCGTTTTCCTTTAAAAAGTCAGTACCCATGA
- a CDS encoding 2TM domain-containing protein encodes MPLPLPPDALEALAHRRAQAKLGWYLHAAAYLLVNAVMFALSDRAFGTRPWSVYPLLGWGLGVVMHGISVFALGSGSGLRERMVQRERDALQREHNRTDRP; translated from the coding sequence ATGCCCCTGCCCCTCCCTCCCGACGCACTGGAGGCCCTGGCCCACCGGCGAGCCCAGGCCAAACTGGGTTGGTATCTGCATGCTGCGGCCTACCTGCTGGTCAACGCCGTGATGTTTGCGCTGTCTGATCGCGCATTTGGCACCCGGCCGTGGTCGGTGTATCCCCTGCTGGGCTGGGGGCTAGGGGTAGTGATGCACGGTATTTCTGTATTTGCCCTGGGCAGTGGAAGCGGGCTGCGCGAACGCATGGTGCAACGCGAGCGCGATGCCCTGCAACGTGAGCACAACCGCACGGACCGCCCATGA
- a CDS encoding dienelactone hydrolase, whose amino-acid sequence MHATLKLHAHFARLGPRLLTMGFAALLAATSWAGTGLATLPGQQGDEPVTVFYPTQAPNQSIQRGPFSLQLAPDAAPQAGNGRLVVFSHGSGGNPWVHADLAQRMVEAGFVVAMPLHRGDNYRDTSTPGPESWRRRPAEVSRAIDAVAASSQFGPMLQLDRVGVAGQSAGGHTALSLAGGVWSAARFVAHCQAHMAEDFNACVGTYTRLTGGWLDGLKKASASGVLRQRFNDPEPVSAHDPRIAAAVAGVPAAADFDLDSLRHPRVPLGLVTAGQDLWLTPRWHGEAVAAACPACERIAHLPQAGHSVMLSPMPPMELLDSTSQHLLADPEGFDRSVLPDMDARIIAFLRRHLLLPAPAHAVMADVVH is encoded by the coding sequence ATGCACGCCACTCTCAAGCTACACGCGCACTTTGCGCGCCTTGGCCCGCGCCTGCTGACCATGGGCTTCGCCGCCCTGCTCGCCGCCACCAGCTGGGCAGGCACGGGTCTTGCCACTTTGCCGGGGCAGCAAGGCGACGAGCCCGTCACCGTGTTCTACCCCACCCAGGCGCCCAACCAGTCGATCCAGCGCGGCCCGTTTTCCCTGCAGTTGGCACCTGACGCGGCCCCTCAAGCCGGCAACGGGCGGCTCGTCGTGTTCTCTCATGGATCGGGTGGCAACCCCTGGGTGCATGCCGACTTGGCCCAGCGGATGGTGGAAGCCGGCTTCGTGGTGGCCATGCCGCTGCACCGGGGCGACAACTACCGGGACACCTCCACCCCAGGGCCTGAAAGTTGGCGCCGACGGCCTGCAGAAGTGTCCAGAGCCATCGATGCAGTCGCAGCATCGTCCCAGTTCGGCCCCATGCTGCAGCTGGACCGGGTGGGTGTGGCGGGCCAGTCTGCTGGCGGCCATACGGCCCTCAGCCTGGCGGGCGGCGTGTGGTCTGCGGCCCGGTTCGTAGCACATTGCCAAGCACACATGGCAGAGGACTTCAATGCCTGCGTAGGCACCTACACCCGGCTGACAGGGGGCTGGCTGGACGGCCTCAAAAAGGCATCGGCCAGCGGTGTGCTGCGGCAGCGCTTCAATGACCCCGAGCCCGTGAGCGCGCACGACCCTCGCATTGCCGCTGCGGTGGCCGGCGTCCCTGCGGCAGCGGACTTTGATCTGGATTCGCTGCGGCACCCGCGCGTTCCGCTGGGCTTGGTCACTGCGGGGCAGGACCTATGGCTGACACCCCGCTGGCATGGCGAAGCCGTGGCCGCTGCATGCCCCGCTTGTGAACGCATTGCCCACCTGCCCCAAGCAGGGCACAGCGTCATGCTCTCGCCCATGCCGCCGATGGAGCTTTTGGACAGCACAAGCCAGCACCTGCTGGCCGACCCCGAGGGCTTTGATAGATCGGTGCTGCCAGACATGGACGCTCGCATCATCGCGTTCTTGAGGCGGCATCTTCTGTTGCCAGCCCCAGCGCATGCGGTGATGGCAGACGTCGTGCATTGA
- a CDS encoding 2TM domain-containing protein: MPHDLNPCNPHASLDPLERMARRRASAKLGWFIHAMVFVAINLLLAVLSAASGKSWAVFPAMGWGLGLAIHGMVVFVRAGGWYERLLRAERARLG, encoded by the coding sequence ATGCCACATGACCTGAACCCCTGCAACCCCCACGCCTCGCTTGACCCATTGGAGCGCATGGCCCGCCGCCGTGCCTCAGCCAAGCTGGGCTGGTTCATCCACGCTATGGTGTTTGTGGCGATCAACCTGCTGCTGGCCGTGCTATCGGCAGCGTCAGGAAAGTCATGGGCCGTTTTCCCTGCCATGGGTTGGGGACTGGGCTTGGCTATCCATGGCATGGTGGTTTTCGTACGCGCCGGCGGCTGGTACGAGCGCCTGCTGCGGGCTGAACGCGCACGCCTGGGATAA
- a CDS encoding DUF2306 domain-containing protein: MTTALSTTLPTTFSTLSPSIAIHLTAALLATAMGPVALWARLGKTQRTRLHRAAGYAWVTLMVVTALSALFIHGNKGPHIAGFGPIHLLVPVSLGLIALSFRYLVRGNIQGHRKTMQGVYIGACLVAGAFTLLPQRLLGHWLWSSLGLI; this comes from the coding sequence ATGACCACCGCCCTGTCCACCACCCTGCCCACTACGTTCTCGACCCTCAGCCCCTCCATCGCCATCCACCTCACGGCCGCGCTGCTGGCCACCGCCATGGGCCCTGTCGCGCTGTGGGCGCGCCTAGGCAAAACCCAACGGACACGGCTGCACCGCGCCGCGGGCTACGCCTGGGTCACGCTCATGGTCGTTACGGCCTTGTCCGCACTCTTCATCCATGGCAACAAAGGCCCGCACATCGCTGGCTTCGGCCCCATCCATCTGCTGGTGCCCGTCTCGCTGGGGCTGATTGCACTGTCTTTTCGCTACCTCGTGCGAGGCAACATCCAGGGCCACCGCAAAACCATGCAGGGCGTGTACATCGGCGCCTGCCTGGTGGCAGGGGCCTTCACCCTGCTGCCCCAGCGCCTGCTGGGCCACTGGCTGTGGAGCAGCCTGGGGCTGATCTGA
- a CDS encoding undecaprenyl-diphosphate phosphatase — MDIVLLAKAAVMGVVEGLTEFLPISSTGHLILAGSLLGFDDAKAKVFDIAIQTGAIFAVILVYWQKIRATLVALPTERQAQRFALNVFIGFLPAVVLGLLFGKAIKAHLFTPVVVATTFIVGGFIILWAERRAPVATRIQAVDDMTPMDALKVGLVQCLAMVPGTSRSGSTIIGGMLLGLSRKAATDFSFFLAIPTLIGAGVYSLYKERALLSMADAPMFLTGLVFSFISAWLCVRWLLRYISTHSFVAFAYYRIVFGVVVLVTAWLGWVQWAD, encoded by the coding sequence GTGGATATCGTTTTGCTGGCCAAGGCCGCTGTCATGGGGGTGGTAGAGGGGTTGACCGAGTTTCTTCCCATTTCGTCCACTGGCCATTTGATTCTTGCGGGCTCGCTGCTCGGTTTTGACGATGCCAAAGCCAAGGTGTTTGACATCGCCATCCAGACCGGCGCCATCTTTGCCGTGATCCTGGTGTATTGGCAAAAGATCCGCGCCACGCTGGTGGCGCTGCCCACCGAGCGGCAGGCGCAACGGTTTGCGCTCAATGTGTTCATTGGCTTTTTGCCCGCCGTGGTGCTGGGGCTGCTGTTTGGTAAGGCCATCAAGGCGCACCTGTTCACGCCCGTTGTGGTGGCCACCACGTTCATCGTGGGCGGCTTCATCATCTTGTGGGCCGAGCGCCGTGCGCCCGTGGCCACGCGCATCCAGGCGGTGGACGACATGACCCCGATGGACGCCCTGAAGGTGGGCCTGGTGCAGTGCCTGGCCATGGTGCCTGGCACCAGCCGCAGTGGCTCCACCATCATTGGCGGCATGCTGCTGGGGCTGTCGCGCAAGGCTGCGACGGACTTCTCGTTTTTTCTGGCGATCCCCACGCTGATTGGTGCGGGCGTGTACAGCCTGTACAAAGAGCGGGCCCTGCTGTCGATGGCCGATGCGCCGATGTTCCTGACCGGCTTGGTGTTTTCGTTCATCAGCGCTTGGCTGTGTGTGCGCTGGCTGCTGCGCTACATCAGCACGCACAGTTTCGTGGCGTTTGCCTACTACCGCATTGTGTTCGGTGTGGTGGTGCTGGTCACCGCTTGGCTGGGCTGGGTGCAGTGGGCTGACTGA
- a CDS encoding diguanylate cyclase: protein MGRVRSAWRAAALCLLAGAWGASAQAADPLFLSDAQGRIQAWPVVTLLIDPPGTLSVEEVRQQPDRFERPTQSATLGVRPDAVWLRIPLKVDPTSEGRWILDINHPDLNRIEVLLLHKGEVIQRSLLGTEVPPAERPLRGRTPALPLVLAPGEAYELLLRVTTQGAMILPITLNTPSGMLGAAIDEQMLQGVLTGLALCLILYSLAQWVSLREPLFAQYALLTSGSLVYSLHFFGVGQQYLWGHSPWVTSHAVGLSSLLALTGCFLFMGQALEGHNPQSRFLRIMRWGAVLTTALALAHALDLLTLKAVAVIVSLLGTVPSLLSVPRAWRRARSGDSMGTTLLIAWLVYGVGSAVAIGVINGGIPVNFWSLHAFQISATVDMLLFMRVLGLRTKALHIKAQLASEELDAMHSLAHTDPLTGLPNRRGLQMALSAALSRVAPESLLAVYVMDLDGFKPVNDQHGHDVGDELLVAVTKRLQGHLRQTDVIARLGGDEFVVMTGHLPNPAQAHELGLKLLDAFNSPFSLGSIQVQVGLTIGYAIAPDDSQDAAGLLKLADAAMYSGKQGGKFCVRRNTGDLALSSV from the coding sequence ATGGGGAGGGTACGCAGCGCCTGGCGCGCCGCAGCGCTGTGCTTGCTGGCCGGGGCATGGGGCGCGAGCGCGCAAGCGGCGGATCCCCTGTTCTTGAGCGATGCCCAAGGCAGAATCCAGGCTTGGCCCGTCGTCACGCTGCTGATCGACCCGCCCGGCACCCTGAGCGTCGAAGAAGTGCGCCAGCAGCCGGACCGCTTTGAGCGCCCGACCCAAAGTGCCACGCTGGGCGTGCGGCCAGACGCCGTGTGGCTGCGCATTCCGCTCAAGGTCGACCCCACCTCCGAAGGCCGCTGGATTCTGGACATCAACCACCCCGACCTCAACCGCATTGAAGTGCTGCTACTGCACAAAGGCGAGGTGATTCAGCGCAGCTTGCTGGGCACCGAGGTGCCCCCCGCCGAACGGCCACTGCGCGGCCGCACGCCGGCGCTGCCCCTGGTGCTGGCACCGGGTGAAGCCTACGAGTTGCTTCTGCGCGTCACAACGCAGGGCGCCATGATTTTGCCCATCACGCTCAACACGCCTTCGGGCATGCTGGGCGCAGCCATTGACGAGCAAATGCTGCAGGGCGTGCTGACAGGATTGGCGCTGTGCCTCATTCTCTACAGCCTGGCACAGTGGGTCAGCCTGCGCGAGCCGTTGTTCGCCCAGTACGCGCTGCTTACCAGCGGCAGCCTGGTGTATTCGCTGCACTTCTTCGGGGTGGGCCAGCAATACCTGTGGGGCCACAGCCCCTGGGTGACCAGCCATGCCGTAGGGCTGTCGTCGTTGTTGGCTCTCACCGGGTGCTTTTTGTTCATGGGCCAGGCGCTGGAGGGACACAACCCCCAAAGCCGATTCCTGCGCATCATGCGCTGGGGCGCGGTGCTCACCACGGCGCTGGCGCTGGCGCATGCGCTAGACCTTCTCACGCTCAAGGCCGTGGCCGTCATCGTGAGCCTGCTGGGGACTGTGCCTTCCCTCCTGAGCGTTCCGCGCGCGTGGCGACGTGCGCGCTCTGGCGACAGCATGGGCACCACCTTGCTCATCGCCTGGCTCGTGTATGGGGTGGGCTCGGCCGTCGCCATTGGCGTGATCAATGGGGGTATCCCCGTCAACTTCTGGAGCCTGCACGCCTTTCAGATATCGGCCACGGTGGACATGCTGCTGTTCATGCGCGTGCTGGGCCTGCGCACCAAGGCGCTGCACATCAAGGCACAACTGGCCAGTGAAGAGCTGGACGCCATGCATTCGCTGGCCCACACCGACCCTCTGACGGGGCTGCCCAATCGGCGCGGGCTGCAAATGGCCCTGTCAGCAGCCCTGTCGCGCGTGGCCCCTGAGAGCCTGCTGGCGGTCTACGTGATGGACCTGGACGGCTTCAAACCCGTGAACGACCAGCACGGCCACGATGTGGGCGACGAACTGCTGGTTGCCGTGACCAAACGACTGCAGGGCCACCTGCGCCAAACGGACGTGATTGCGCGCCTGGGGGGCGATGAATTTGTGGTGATGACAGGGCACCTGCCAAACCCGGCGCAAGCGCACGAGCTGGGCCTGAAGTTACTCGACGCTTTCAACTCTCCGTTCTCGCTGGGCTCGATCCAGGTACAAGTGGGCCTGACCATTGGCTACGCCATTGCCCCCGATGACAGCCAGGACGCCGCTGGGCTGCTCAAGCTGGCAGACGCCGCCATGTACAGCGGCAAGCAAGGTGGCAAGTTCTGCGTACGGCGCAACACCGGAGATTTGGCGCTGTCGTCGGTTTGA
- a CDS encoding oxygenase MpaB family protein, translating into MNPHLRAANEAELNAMQLDTDPLADDTIARILGPWPSGMPTLDAQQWQAIATVNRLLGQWSSNAALQHWRAEGEGVTPAMAQALQDYVAQGQVLPPWADHRKIERAEQLFMQHGALSCILLFCSSLPECYVIPDLSSVLHTTGQLEQHTEYRIRATAAMIFPVMLLGGLTQPSGSGVAQVLKVRLIHATVRNLILRGKPQDARSRIRDNGVLPPLPLTGAAATSMHQVLYARGWDLAQGAPCNQEELAYTLLTFGYVFLRSMRKLGMGLRPADEEAYLHAWNVVGYVLGIDPALMVQNMHQGESLMAQMQARGRAQPVQPDPRPALGAALMQTMSQAIPWSIAKPFPPLMTRYLCGAQTAKDLGLDSKQIPWLSRCAFWCVMLAARVVDDVVQTMLPRFSITRALVRIVGYHFMSRVLMNQTRPLQLPDQLLNQMDDTMASWSDDPHAPDWLNRLEDRFTTAGQWSLRRKAPAGTPT; encoded by the coding sequence ATGAATCCGCATCTGCGTGCTGCCAATGAGGCAGAGCTGAATGCTATGCAACTGGACACCGATCCGCTGGCCGACGACACCATCGCGCGCATCCTCGGGCCCTGGCCTTCGGGCATGCCCACGCTTGACGCACAGCAGTGGCAGGCCATTGCCACCGTCAACCGCCTGCTGGGGCAATGGAGCAGCAATGCAGCGCTGCAGCATTGGCGCGCCGAAGGCGAAGGGGTGACGCCCGCCATGGCGCAGGCCTTGCAAGACTATGTGGCGCAGGGCCAGGTCCTACCGCCCTGGGCAGACCACCGCAAGATTGAGCGGGCCGAGCAGCTGTTCATGCAGCACGGCGCACTGTCGTGCATCTTGCTGTTTTGCTCCAGCCTGCCCGAGTGTTACGTGATCCCGGACCTCTCCAGCGTGCTGCACACCACGGGCCAGCTGGAGCAACACACCGAATATCGCATTCGCGCAACCGCCGCCATGATTTTTCCGGTCATGCTACTCGGCGGACTCACCCAGCCCAGCGGCTCTGGCGTGGCGCAGGTGCTGAAGGTGCGGCTCATTCATGCCACCGTGCGCAATCTGATTTTGCGCGGCAAGCCGCAAGACGCGCGCAGCCGCATTCGTGACAACGGCGTGCTGCCCCCCCTGCCGCTGACAGGCGCCGCAGCGACCTCCATGCACCAGGTGCTGTACGCCCGGGGCTGGGACTTGGCCCAGGGCGCGCCTTGCAACCAGGAAGAGCTGGCCTACACCCTGCTGACCTTTGGCTATGTGTTCCTGCGCAGCATGCGCAAGCTGGGCATGGGCCTGCGCCCTGCCGATGAGGAAGCCTATCTGCACGCATGGAACGTGGTCGGCTACGTGCTGGGCATTGACCCGGCCCTGATGGTGCAAAACATGCACCAGGGGGAGTCGTTGATGGCCCAGATGCAGGCCCGGGGCCGCGCCCAGCCGGTGCAGCCCGATCCGCGCCCCGCCCTGGGGGCGGCGCTCATGCAGACCATGAGCCAGGCCATCCCCTGGTCCATCGCCAAGCCGTTTCCCCCGCTGATGACACGCTACCTGTGCGGGGCACAGACAGCGAAAGACCTGGGCTTGGACTCAAAGCAGATTCCCTGGCTGTCGCGCTGCGCATTCTGGTGCGTGATGCTGGCAGCGCGGGTGGTGGACGATGTGGTGCAAACGATGCTGCCCCGGTTTTCCATCACCCGGGCACTGGTGCGCATCGTGGGTTACCACTTCATGAGCCGCGTGCTGATGAACCAGACCCGACCGCTGCAGCTGCCCGACCAACTTCTGAACCAGATGGACGACACCATGGCCAGCTGGAGCGACGACCCGCATGCGCCCGACTGGCTCAACCGACTGGAAGACCGCTTCACCACCGCCGGGCAGTGGTCGCTGCGCCGCAAGGCTCCAGCAGGTACCCCGACATGA
- a CDS encoding alpha/beta fold hydrolase, producing MPRTPSQTLPPSQSAPQALPLPVVFSHANSFPAGTYRLLFKHLRERNMDVSAVERFGHEPQYPVSNNWPHLVQQLADFAQTQVQRVGGPVYLVGHSLGGFLSVMAAARHPELVRGVVLIDSPLIGGWRANALGMAKSTQVVGSISPGKVSSRRRESWTSNEEALEHFRKKKAFARWHPQVLQDYIEHGLHDHAGKRVLGFDRAVETAIYNTLPHNLGRLLSAHPLRCPAAFIGGRDSEEMRQVGMAMTQRVTQGRTMMLDGSHLFPMEQPLATAAAIEASVLNLQSLGDMGGGKANQRPAG from the coding sequence ATGCCACGCACGCCCAGCCAGACCCTCCCGCCCAGCCAATCCGCGCCGCAGGCGCTACCCCTGCCTGTGGTGTTTTCGCACGCCAACAGCTTTCCGGCGGGCACCTACCGGCTGTTGTTCAAGCACCTGCGCGAGCGGAACATGGACGTGAGCGCCGTGGAGCGTTTTGGCCACGAGCCGCAGTACCCGGTCAGCAACAACTGGCCCCATCTGGTGCAGCAGTTGGCCGACTTTGCGCAAACCCAGGTGCAGCGCGTCGGGGGGCCGGTGTATTTGGTGGGGCACTCGCTGGGCGGCTTTCTGAGCGTGATGGCCGCTGCCCGCCACCCCGAGCTGGTGCGCGGCGTGGTGCTGATCGACTCGCCCCTGATTGGTGGCTGGCGCGCCAATGCATTGGGCATGGCCAAAAGCACGCAGGTGGTGGGCTCTATCTCGCCCGGCAAGGTCAGCAGCCGCCGCCGCGAAAGTTGGACCAGCAACGAAGAGGCCCTGGAGCACTTCCGCAAAAAGAAGGCCTTTGCCCGATGGCATCCCCAGGTACTGCAGGATTACATTGAGCATGGCTTGCATGACCACGCGGGCAAACGTGTGCTGGGGTTTGACCGGGCGGTGGAAACCGCCATCTACAACACCCTGCCCCACAACCTGGGCCGCCTGCTCAGCGCCCACCCGCTGCGGTGTCCCGCAGCATTCATCGGCGGGCGCGATTCGGAAGAAATGCGCCAGGTGGGCATGGCCATGACCCAGCGCGTAACCCAGGGCCGCACCATGATGCTGGACGGCAGCCACCTCTTTCCCATGGAGCAGCCCCTGGCCACGGCAGCGGCCATCGAGGCATCGGTGCTGAATCTGCAAAGCCTCGGCGACATGGGCGGTGGCAAGGCAAACCAGCGCCCAGCGGGCTAG
- a CDS encoding proteasome-type protease yields the protein MTYCVAIKLNAGLVFLSDSRTNAGLDQISSFRKMMIYEKTGDRFMVLLSAGNLSISQSVREILQTTQVKDREDGEAVTIWNAKSMFDAARVLGAAVRHVHDRDGAALKRSGVDFNVSMVFGGQIKGEGMRLFQVYSAGNFIEATSETPYFQVGESKYGKPVLDRVLTPETPLEEAAKCALVSMDSTLKSNLSVGLPLDLVVYEADRFATDKVVCIDENNPYFRMLHNSWGQKLREVFDSIEDPAWNGGSTQAPILSHTTRAKPLRKITTPQDKLI from the coding sequence ATGACGTACTGCGTCGCCATCAAACTCAATGCCGGACTGGTGTTCCTGTCCGATTCCCGAACCAACGCAGGCCTGGACCAGATCAGCTCGTTTCGCAAGATGATGATCTACGAGAAGACGGGCGACCGCTTCATGGTGCTGCTGTCGGCAGGCAACCTGAGCATCTCCCAGTCGGTGCGTGAGATCTTGCAAACCACCCAGGTCAAAGACCGCGAAGACGGCGAGGCCGTCACCATCTGGAACGCCAAAAGCATGTTCGACGCTGCCCGCGTGCTGGGCGCGGCCGTGCGCCATGTGCACGACCGCGACGGCGCCGCCCTCAAGCGTTCGGGCGTGGATTTCAATGTGTCGATGGTGTTTGGCGGCCAGATCAAGGGCGAAGGCATGCGCCTGTTCCAGGTCTACTCAGCGGGCAACTTCATCGAAGCGACCTCTGAGACGCCTTACTTCCAGGTGGGCGAATCCAAGTACGGCAAGCCCGTGCTCGACCGTGTGCTGACCCCTGAAACGCCTCTGGAAGAGGCCGCCAAGTGCGCGCTGGTGTCCATGGACAGCACGCTCAAATCCAACCTCTCGGTGGGCCTGCCGCTGGACCTGGTGGTGTACGAGGCCGATCGATTCGCCACCGACAAGGTGGTGTGCATTGACGAGAACAACCCCTACTTCCGCATGCTGCACAACAGCTGGGGCCAAAAGCTGCGCGAGGTGTTCGACAGCATTGAAGACCCAGCCTGGAACGGCGGCAGCACCCAAGCGCCGATTCTGTCCCACACCACGCGCGCCAAGCCGCTGCGCAAAATCACCACACCGCAGGACAAGCTGATCTGA